A region of the Stieleria neptunia genome:
GGCGATCCGGTGACGCGGCAGAAGTTTGCATAGGTCGCCAACGTGTTGCTGTCGTTCACCTGAACTTGCACGGGTTGTTGCGTCTGCGCTTGTTCGGCCGGTGGTGCTGCAGCTTCAGGTTTCTTGGTTTCATCAGCCATCGAAGAGAGTTCTCCACAAAGGTTAGGGTCGCGATCGTGATCCAAAGCAGAAAACGGATCGCTCAAAAAGGGGAAAGATCGATTTTGGGTTCGGTTTTCACCGATCGCGACACCGCGAGGAATTCATCCTAACGGCCGTGATCGGCCACGAAAACCGAGCCGCGACGGAAATTCAGTTCATGGTCGATGCAATGAGTTAACTAGAGGCAAAGTGCGTCGACTAGGAAAAACGAGAGTGTAAATAGGGAAATGGGAGCGAGCGGGCAAGACAGATTGCATCATCGCTTCAAAACTCAAAGTTAAAGGTTTTGGCGATCACCCTCCAAAGTCGTTGTCCGAGTGATTTCTTGTCGACGTGGATCTTGGCACTGCCGCGGTATCCGGGCCGCAGCGGCAGATCGGAATCGAGGATCTCCAACGGCACGCGCGCTTGGTAGGTCACACTCCGCGGTTTGACCTGTCCGGTCGCCGGATCGATCTCGGTCTGCAAGTCGCTACCGGTTTGGCTGGACATCGACGTCGACGTCATCCGCAGCGGTTCGCGCGACTTTTCGCTGATCGTTCCCGAAAAGGTTTCCAGTCGCCGCGAATCGAGTTTCATGTCGACCGACTGGCCCTCGCGAACCAATTGGACGTCGCCTTGGTCGATCGCCAAGATCGCTTCGAAGTCATCGGCGTTGCCGATTTCGCAAAGCAGGTCGTCCGACGTCAGCATCGCACCGCGGTTGCACAGCTCCAGGGGAGACCCCGACCAGGACGGAAGCTGGCCGTCGTTTCGGTCTTGTTCGGGGCGCCGCGGGGGCGGGATGACGATGCCGGAAATCGGCGCCGTGATCGTCAGTCTGTCGAGTTCGACCTGAGTTTTCTTCTTCAGTTCGGTGAGCGAGTCCAGGATTTCTTGCTGTGTTTCGAGTTGTGCGGCGAGTGATCGATCGGAGAAGACTCGGTCGGCCAGTTTTTGCAGTTGAACCTTCGCGACGGCCTCTTCGATTTCGAGGTCCTTCATTCGCATTTCAAGGTCCGGGTTCTTCAGCACCGCGATCGTCTCGCCGGCCTGAATCGTTTGACCGGGAGACACGGTGTCGACGATTTGCCCGACACTGCCCGCGTAGACCCGTCCCGCTTCGGTCGGTCGAATCTCAAAGGCGCAATCCACGTGGTGCGGAAGCTTGATGAAACACACCGCGGCGATGATCACCGAGACGACCGACAGTGTGATCATCACATTAAAACGTTTCACTTTCGAAAGTCTCCCAGGAGTTCGACAGAACTTCCATGTTTGAATCACGGGCTGAGCAACCAGTCCCGAAAAACCGATCACCGCGACCATCCGGCCGATCACCTCCAATCCGTAGGGTTCAAGCACCTTGATCACGAACCAACAGATGGAGAACACCACGACCCAGCGATAAATCACACTGGCGATGGTAAAGAGTGCAAAATAAACGCGCCCCCGCGTCGGCAAAAACGGGTCGTCTTGCAGTTCCAATCCCAAACAGGTCTTTTGAAACCAGCGTTTCAGGACTTCGGTGCTTTTCTGGCGGAGGTTGGGAATCTCCAGCATGTCCATCAGGATGTAATACCCGTCGAACCGCAGCAGCGGGTTGCCGTTGACCAAAATGGTGCTGACGACGTTCAAGAACATCATGTTCAAGCACAGATCGTTGAGCGTCGTCCCCGACTCGGTCAGAAACCACACGAAGGCGGCCATCGAGGCCAAGATCATTTCGACATAGATCCCGCCGGCGCCGATCCAGACCCGTTTCCACTTGTTGGGCAGCATCCATGAATCGGAAACGTTGCAGTACAGACAGGGCGTGAAGACCAGCAGCATGAAACCGATCTCGTGACACTCCCCGCCGAACTTTTTACAGCTCAGCCCGTGCCCGAATTCGTGCAACACTTTGACGATCGCCATCGTCGCGGCCAGAATCAGCCAACGATCGGCCGCAAAAAATTGCTGGAACGTCGGCAGCCGCGAATAGACCGTTTCGTATTGCGTCGCCAGCATCAAGGACGCGGCCACGAACAGCCCGATGAAGAACAGCAACGCCGGGACGGTGAACATCCAACCGAACCACGGCAAGATCGCATTCAAGATGCGTTCGGGGTCGAAGCCGCGAAACCGAAGGGCGAAGACGTTGGCCATCTTGCCCATCATCTCTTTGTTCTTTTTCTTCCGCCCGCGATGGCGGAGCGCCTTGCCCTGGCCCGGCGAGTTGCTGATCACCAACCCGCTGCGGTGCAGCATGCCGATGAATTGTTGCAAATCGCCAAAGGTGATCTTCTGCGGGGCGAATCGCTGTTCGAATCCGTCCTTGATCTGCTGCAAACTGACGTGTCCGTCCAGCATGTTCAGGATGAAGAACTCTTCGTCGTGAAAACGAAAGTACTGCAACCCCACGGGTTCCTTCAGGACCCAGTAGCCCGTCCCCTGATAGCGATGTCGACTGGACGTCAAATCAGGACGTTTGCGCACCGTGAGCGGGCGCGACGAACTGCTGACGAGTGATTCGGCAAGTGTGGCCATCTATTTCGACAAGGGACCCGAAAGGGGAGTTCTGAGAACTTGAAACTTGAAACTTGAAACTTGAAACTTGAAACTTGAAACTTGAAACCTAAAACCTAAAACAACCCGCCGGCTGCGGTGGGCGGCGCGATCTGCATCGTGGCCCGCATGCCGGGCTTGATCAACCAATCGTCGCCGTCGCGTTCGTTGGGGACTTTGACCCAGATGCGGTGCTTGTTGTTCAAATCAAGTTCCATGCTGACGTAGTCGATCTTGCCGACGTAGGTCCGGGTGACGGGATTCGAACTCGTTCCCCCGACGGTGATTTCGACTTTGACGTCGGCACCTTTTTGAATTTGGCCGGCGTAACGAAACGCGTCCAGACGCCCTTCGACGCGAACGAAGTCCATTTGCACCAGTTCCACGATCGGGCTGCCCGGCTGGACCCATTCACCGAGTTGGGCGAATCGGTTTTCGACATAGGCGTCGAATTCGGCGCGGATGGTTCGCATTTCGATATCCGACTGGGCGAGTTTGGTGCCGATCTGCTTGGCAATGTATTCCGCCATCGCGGTGTTCTCATTCAGATCGGCCAATTCGATGCGTAGGATCGCACGGTCCGCTTCAGCCTGCTTTTTCAGCATTTCGAATTGGGGTGCGGCACCCTTGGCGTACAAATCGCGATAGGCCGCCGCCTCCTGGCGTGCGATCACCTCGCTTTGCACGGCGTCGCGTTTATTGACATCGTTTTGTGCGTTCAATTTGGCGACCAGCTCCTCGGCCTCTTTCAGTTCGAGCGCCAGCCGGGCTTGCTTGTCGTCGACGATCGCGATCACATCGCCCTTTTTGATCGACATCCCTTCTTCGACGGTCAATTGAGTCAGCTTGCCCTGCGTCTCCGAAGGGACCTTGGTCTTGTTGATGAACCGCACCATGCAGTCTTCCACCAAGATGCCAGCGTCGGATTCAATTGCGGACTGTGCGAATGCCGGCGCGACTTGAAAGGCGATGGCCATCACGCCGCCAAGAAGGGTGCCGAAGAAGAATGCGTTTCGTTTTATCATTGAATCGATGATCTGTGATTGAGTAGCCGAACAGATGATGGGGAAGGATCGGATCAGAAGAAGAACTTGCAGAGCCATTCCCAGATTTCGTGGAAAAAGACGAACCCGCTGGAGGCCCGACCGCAGTGGATTTTGGCGATCACCGAAGCCCCCGGGCTGGGTTTCAGCGCTCGTAAGGGTTCCGGATCCGGCAGCGCTTCCATCGGGATCACCGCGCCGTGTTCCTCGTGGGCCTCGGCCCGCGGTGAAATGCTGTCCATCGGCAAGCTGGCGTCGAGAGAATCCATGGTCGGGTCGGTCGCCAAAATGTAGGTCACTTTGAGCGACTCGGTCTCTTTGGTTTCCATCACGTAGGCGTCCAGGTGCCCCTCGCGTTTTTCGGGCAATTCCAGTTTCAGCGAGTAAGGCTGCGTCAAATCGGCGACTTCCATCAGCACTTGGCCGGTCATGATCGGTCGACTACGAAGCGTTTCTTCCACATCCCAGGTGGTCACCACACCGTCGATCGGGGCGCGGATCGTCAACTGCGATTCTCGCTCGCGTTGCAGTTTCAGTTTCTGTTGCAACGAAGTCAGTTTGGTTTCCAGTTCGAACTCCTGACCTTGCAACGCCGTGCGATCGGCGGGTTCGAGTTGACCGAATTGCTGGCCCTTGACCTTCCTCAATTCCGCCAGCGTGCTGCGAAGCTGGCCTTCGAGTTCTTCCAACTGAATCGCGATTTCGGGATTGCGTAACCGGACCAACTCTTGCCCCTTGGTGACCTTGCTGTTGCGTTGCACCAAGACGTCGATGACTTCGCCATCGATCGCCGCGAACACCTGGCGACGGACGGTGGGTTCCAAGTTGCCTTCGGCGGAGAGATTGAAATCTTTTTTGATGAAGGTCAGGCCGAGGATCACGGCCAGGACCAACGCGGCGATGCCGATGGT
Encoded here:
- a CDS encoding HlyD family efflux transporter periplasmic adaptor subunit, which produces MATLAESLVSSSSRPLTVRKRPDLTSSRHRYQGTGYWVLKEPVGLQYFRFHDEEFFILNMLDGHVSLQQIKDGFEQRFAPQKITFGDLQQFIGMLHRSGLVISNSPGQGKALRHRGRKKKNKEMMGKMANVFALRFRGFDPERILNAILPWFGWMFTVPALLFFIGLFVAASLMLATQYETVYSRLPTFQQFFAADRWLILAATMAIVKVLHEFGHGLSCKKFGGECHEIGFMLLVFTPCLYCNVSDSWMLPNKWKRVWIGAGGIYVEMILASMAAFVWFLTESGTTLNDLCLNMMFLNVVSTILVNGNPLLRFDGYYILMDMLEIPNLRQKSTEVLKRWFQKTCLGLELQDDPFLPTRGRVYFALFTIASVIYRWVVVFSICWFVIKVLEPYGLEVIGRMVAVIGFSGLVAQPVIQTWKFCRTPGRLSKVKRFNVMITLSVVSVIIAAVCFIKLPHHVDCAFEIRPTEAGRVYAGSVGQIVDTVSPGQTIQAGETIAVLKNPDLEMRMKDLEIEEAVAKVQLQKLADRVFSDRSLAAQLETQQEILDSLTELKKKTQVELDRLTITAPISGIVIPPPRRPEQDRNDGQLPSWSGSPLELCNRGAMLTSDDLLCEIGNADDFEAILAIDQGDVQLVREGQSVDMKLDSRRLETFSGTISEKSREPLRMTSTSMSSQTGSDLQTEIDPATGQVKPRSVTYQARVPLEILDSDLPLRPGYRGSAKIHVDKKSLGQRLWRVIAKTFNFEF
- a CDS encoding efflux RND transporter periplasmic adaptor subunit; the encoded protein is MIKRNAFFFGTLLGGVMAIAFQVAPAFAQSAIESDAGILVEDCMVRFINKTKVPSETQGKLTQLTVEEGMSIKKGDVIAIVDDKQARLALELKEAEELVAKLNAQNDVNKRDAVQSEVIARQEAAAYRDLYAKGAAPQFEMLKKQAEADRAILRIELADLNENTAMAEYIAKQIGTKLAQSDIEMRTIRAEFDAYVENRFAQLGEWVQPGSPIVELVQMDFVRVEGRLDAFRYAGQIQKGADVKVEITVGGTSSNPVTRTYVGKIDYVSMELDLNNKHRIWVKVPNERDGDDWLIKPGMRATMQIAPPTAAGGLF